A single genomic interval of Arctopsyche grandis isolate Sample6627 chromosome 8, ASM5162203v2, whole genome shotgun sequence harbors:
- the LOC143915570 gene encoding transcription initiation factor TFIID subunit 2-like, protein MLGFLVRIKYSIRNPTAGIQFVDHENDSAYMFTHGHSARLWFPCIDKYSTACKWTLKYFISQRLTVVSNGDALKIGKHYKNDRKLIVFKVFHPTPAPNITMAIGPFSEYPDPWVPAVTHYCMPSVLPFVSHYAMYTQNIIIFYRRLLSNAYPHVTYKQVFLDHARVAARDSNQRRTCLSSNDAPHPPLLRYHASPHLKYLALIGCVHALPHTYAHRVDDKFYSYSSVTLFSIRLLQKARLIDNGYKIKKTLAEAYGKQFYGCFILFDRWSDLWLDYGIAKYFATLYIKQTFGLHYYQREILLDLIKVVEFERKYGGLVINIWNDAICPNYMPDNARLPRANSQIPSHQFFKVAKKKSHLIMIIIEKFIGESNLVSILRTKVHSTTTLRSSYLSSSQFVSDILQMTGKNISTLIHGCVNSGGHHDFNMTYEYQKNSNGVRLYLGPLTLKVHEVSGLYIHEIAIVDAVVKCDIPCHDFTETDHIILPVSGGVLKKIDLTEARETDCPVLWVRLDPEVSMIRTIAITQLVHQWHYQLKCERNIMGQYEALIALSTIPKDSTLTNLNGIIMDDDYFFMIRCSAILAMNRVMLVLKYSHGIDVVGKFRKLYRIGTDNCNSFERNLYEWVFPKIIIQRLQAGKYCPPEYIPIMIDSLRKSESDKRFYTYTSALVKVLIEAVIPKPVETPKSPITQIHPSSVKITKPVTPSRPKSR, encoded by the exons ATGCTGGGCTTCCTAGTgagaattaaatattcaattcgtAATCCAACAGCTGGAATACAGTTTGTCGACCATGAAAAT GACTCTGCTTACATGTTTACACACGGCCACAGTGCCAGATTGTGGTTTCCATGCATCGACAAGTACTCCACAGCTTGCAAGTGGACTTTGAAGTATTTCATCAGCCAAAGGTTAACTGTCGTATCGAATGGCGATGCTTTGAAAATCGGCAAACATTACAAAAACGATAGAAAGCTCATTGTCTTCAAAGTATTCCACCCAACTCCTGCGCCCAACATTACAATGGCAATTGG CCCCTTTTCAGAGTATCCAGATCCTTGGGTACCAGCTGTGACCCACTATTGTATGCCGTCTGTTTTACCATTCGTATCCCACTATGCCATGTACACTCaaaatatcataatattttatCGACGTCTTCTGTCGAATGCATATCCTCATGTTACATACAAGCAAGTGTTTTTAGACCAT gcgcgcgtcGCCGCCCGTGACTCGAACCAacgtcgcacatgcctgtcgtcAAATGACGCTCCACATCCCCCACTTCTCCGCTACCACGCTTCCCCGCATCTTAAATACTTggctctgattggctgtgtccaCGCTCTGCCACATACATACGCACATCga GTTgatgataaattttattcatattcatCTGTGACATTGTTCAGCATCCGTTTACTGCAAAAAGCTAGATTGATCGATAATGGATATAAGATCAAGAAAACTTTAGCTGAGGCTTACGGAAAGCAGTTCTACGGTTGTTTCATTCTATTCGACAGATGGTCAGATCTGTGGCTCGATTACGGAATAGCAAAATACTTTGCCACACTCTACATCAAACAAACGTTTGGTCTCCATTACTATCAACGCGAAATCTTACTTGACCTCATAAAA GTAGTGGAGTTTGAAAGGAAATATGGTGGACtcgttataaatatttggaatgaTGCCATTTGTCCAAACTATATGCCAGATAATGCTCGTCTTCCCAGAGCAAATTCTCAAATACCGAGTCatcaattttttaaa GTCGCTAAAAAGAAATCGCATCTCATCATGATAATCATTGAAAAATTCATCGGCGAAAGTAATCTGGTATCAATACTCAGAACAAAAGTTCATTCAACTACGACTCTTCGAAGCTCATATTTATCTTCTAGTCAATTTGTCTCGGATATATTGCAAATGActggaaaaaatatatctacactAATTCACGGCTGTGTTAATAGTGGGGGTCACCACGATTTTAATATGACTTATGAATATCAGAAGAATTC gaat GGTGTTCGGTTATACTTGGGCCCGTTGACGTTGAAAGTTCACGAAGTTAGCGGATTATACATTCATGAAATCGCTATTGTTGATGCTGTTGTAAAGTGTGACATTCCATGCCATGACTTTACCGAGACTGATCATATAATACTACCAGTGAGTGGTGGTGtcttgaaaaaaattgatttgacaGAAGCACG TGAAACGGATTGTCCAGTTCTATGGGTGAGATTAGATCCCGAAGTTTCGATGATCCGCACAATAGCCATCACACAATTAGTCCACCAGTGGCATTATCAACTTAAATGCGAACGAAACATCATGGGACAATACGAAGCTTTGATCGCTCTATCGACTATTCCGAAAGATTCAACTTTAACCAATTTGAACGGAATAATAATGGACGATGATTACTTTTTCATGATACGATGCAGCGCCATCCTCGCTATGAACCGA GTGATGCTTGTTTTGAAGTATTCGCACGGCATCGATGTAGTTGGCAAGTTCCGCAAATTGTATAGAATCGGCACTGATAATTGCAATAGTTTCGAACGCAATCTCTACGAATGGGTGTTTCCGAAAATCATCATTC AGCGGTTGCAAGCTGGAAAATATTGTCCACCTGAGTACATTCCTATCATGATAGATTCGTTGCGAAAAAGCGAATCCGATAAGCGATTTTATACTTATACGTCGGCTCTGGTGAAAGTGCTGATAGAAGCTGTGATTCCG AAACCAGTTGAAACGCCGAAGTCGCCAATCACTCAAATCCATCCATCTAGTGTGAAAATAACT aaaCCAGTAACCCCATCGAGGCC AAAAAGCCGATGA